ACATCCGCATATCGGAACGAATAAGTTACCGAATATAGTTCGCCGCATTCGTGAAGTCATATTGGAACGGGGCGGGGAAGTACATTTCAATCAACGCGTTTCGGATTTTCTCTTGGAAGGGAACCAAATTCGCGGGGTAACGACTAAAAACGGAGATCGATTTAAATCGAATAAGGTGATTCTAGCCACGGGACATTCGGCTCGGGATATTTTTACGTTATTGCATTCAAAGGGCATTGAAATAGAACTAAAGCCGCTTGCAATCGGAGTGAGAATCGAACATAAACAATCTCTAATAGACTCGATTCAATATCGCTGCGGCGATCGGGGGCTTTTTCTTCCTCCTTCTCCCTATAGTATCGTTAAGCAGATTGACGGAAGAGGGGTTTATTCTTTTTGCATGTGTCCAGGCGGAGTAATTGCCGCCTGCGCAACAAAATCGGAGGAGATCGTTACAAACGGATGGTCGTCGTCGCGCAGAGCGAGGCCGACCGCAAATTCGGGGATCGTAGTGGAATTAAGACCGGCAGATTTTAAATCTTTCGATATGCACGGTCCCTTGGCGGCAATGGAATTCCAAAAAGAGATCGAAAAGAAAGCCTGGATTGCCGGCGGTAAAACTCAAGTTGCTCCCGCGCAGCGCCTAATCGATTTTGTCGAAGGAAAGATTTCCGGTGACCTTCCAAAAACGTCTTATCCGCCGGGTGTTAAATCCGTCGATCTAGGAACTGTCTTACCGCCTCTCATTTATGACACTCTGCGGGCAGGGTTTCGTGAATTCGATAAATCGATGCGCGGATATCTTACGAACGAGGCAGTCGTTCATGCCCCGGAAACTAGAACTTCGTCTCCGGTAAGCATCCCCAGAGATCCAGAATCCTTACAGCATATACGTATCGCAGGCTTATATCCTTGTGGAGAAGGGGCAGGTTATGCCGGTGGAATCGTGTCCGCAGCTATGGACGGGATTCGATGTGCAAATGCAATCGCTGCAAGAATAACGCCTTTGAATACTTGAACCGTTAATAATCCGCTAACAATTACGAACTTATCGGTTTTTATCGGAAATAAGATTTGGGAATCGTCGGCTTTCACATTCACATCTATCAGCGACTGTAAGGCAAAAAAGCCCAGGACATCCTTCCTTATCATCTTCAAGACGGGATAGCGGAATGGACCGAGTTTTGGAGGAATTCCTTCAAAATGGACCTAAAAAAATCGGAATTTTTGAACTATTTCCAACTTAAACGCGCAAACAATTTCTTATGCTTGCGCGTTCCGGGAGAGAAATTTATAATGGCTCTATTGCAGGTTTGCTGATCTTTTAAACCGCACATGTCACAGTAGTAGATATCCGATCGTAGCGGATTGAGTTTGTTTAGGTAATTTACCGGCAGTTCAATTCGAATATTGATCGCGAATCCCACTCGAATCGCTTCCTTCGGCACTTTTGGTTGTTTTCGGGAAACGACTAACCATTTGCGAAATCCCGGCTGCCTAAAATGAAACTAACTCGAGGAAAGCATGCAAAATCGCAAACTTTTTGTAGGAAATCTGAACTACTCTGTAGGACACTCAGAAATTAACGAACTATTCTCTAACTATGGTGAAGTGGCTTTTGTTAAAATTATCGAAGGCAAAGGCTTTGGCTTCGTTGAAATGGCAAATGAACAACAAGCTGAGAATGCTAAGAACAGCCTGAATGGCACTGAATTTAAAGGCAGAACTTTAAACGTAGACGTTGCAAAACCGCAAACGTTTAATAACCGCCCGAAAAGACATTAAAATCAAAGACTATTCTGAATAAGTTTAGTCTTGAATAAAAAAGAGCACGACCCGAAGGGTAATTACTTTTCGGAACCGTGCTCTTTTTTTTTGATTTGAATAACTGCACTTGTGAATCAAGTGATGGCGATGCCCGATTCAGTGTTTTTGCTGGAGTTCCAGAATGGAACTAAAGAAAAGCCGGAGATTTTAAACTCCGACTTCTTGGGTTTCTTCGTCTTCCTCTTCTTCAAAGGAGAGAAGTTCTAATAACTCTTGGTAAGCCCGTTCTTTTTCCACGACGCCGGTCTTTTTGATCGCTTTACGGAGCACATCATCCCATTTTTTTTGAGGGATTAGGGCCTGCATATCTTCTAAAACTTCCAAAATACCGATATCGTCTTTCGTATTGAAAATCTCAGTGGCGTCGTAGCGAAATAATCCGGATAGCTGATCGATAAAATCGCCCACACTGCTTCCTTTCGAACGTCTCTCCAGGGTTTCTTGTTTTTTTTGCGCTTTGCGGAGATCTCTTTCTCGTCTCTCCAACTCGGTCCGTTTCATAGAAAAACCCTCTCTTTCCGGCTATATTACCATTCTTTATTAGCGGTCGCCTAGGCAAAGAAAAAACTATTGGATCGCTTTTAGGGAATGTGTCCTTTTGCTTGTTTTGAAATTTTTTTAGCCCTTAGAGGGGGGAGTTTTAGCCGGTAAGAAATACTCTCACCCCGTTTTCTCATTTTGAGATCGTCTTTATAAATTCGACTGCCTTTGCTAATTAGACAGTCTCATCGAGAAAAAAAGTTCCGGAATGGTACCTTGCTTAGAACCAACCCCTAAAGACGCCCGGAATTTCGGTAACCTTTCGGGTAGTATAATCCATAAACACCAATCCCGTCTTTGCCTCGCATATCACCTTCCCTGTAATCGGCCCGTCGGTATGAATCATTCGATAGAATAAATCACAACCCTTAGAGCTAAAATCGGCCGCGCCGATCTCGATACGAACTTCATCGGCAAAGAACGCTTCTGCTTTATATACGACGACAAGATCCGTTAAAATAATTCCGGAACCCTCCACGTCTAATTCATTGTATCCTTTCTCCTGAAACAAGCGCGCACGGGCCTCATGGAGCAAGGAAACCACTCGATCGTGAGCAAGATGTCCCGCAAAGTTCGTATCATATATTCGAATTTTTAACGATGTAGACCAGGAAAGAATCTCGGGTAAATGCAATTGAACTCTAGCCATCTTTGTCCCCTAATTGATCAAAGAAAATATTTGTAATTACTTTTCAAGACCCTTTTCTCTTCGCTCCCGTTCTAATTTTTCGATGATTTCCCGAGCTTGCTGGGTCTTCTCCCGCTCTTCCTCCGGCGTAAGCAGCTTCGGTTGGGTCGGTCGGGAAAATTCTCCCGAAATTCTTTCGCCATTAAAATTGAAAAGAGCCGCTGATAAAACGGCAACGGCTATACTTCCGAATATGGCGTTCCTACGTTCGCACTTTAATCCGTAATATAATGCATTCATAATTAGATAAGCACCATAAGAAAAAAATAAAATAATCAGGACGACTCCGAACCAACCGGAGGTAAACGTCTCACTTAAAATTGCAAGCAGGGTCGTTAAAAAGGAGAGCCTGGAAACGTAGGTCGTAATTCGCAAAAGATCGAGCAGACCGCGAGAATATTTCGCAATCAAATAGAATGCCCCGATTCCGGAAGCCAGGAAGAGAACCGTATAGATCGACGAATAGAAAATGAGCCACAAAAGGGAAGGTATTATACTTCTAAATAGGAAGTCGATTATGGAACCGCCTAAAAAGAAAAAGAGGAGCGCTGATTTGATGGAGAAAAGTTCGCTAAAAAGAAAACTTAAGAGTATAAAAAAGAAGGCCCTTTGAACAGAAATTCGATAACCGTCATCCGGGATTATTTCGATAAAAGTCCGTCCGGGGGACTTAATTAAGGAGATTGCTTCTTTTAAATACGCTTTTAAAATCTTCATAATTAAAACCGCGTCACATTGTTACGAATTGAAAAAAAGGCAAGCGATTCTCCTGAAAACTACTTTCCTTCGTTTCGAACGAAGATAGAAAGGTTCTCATTCGTTCTAATGGTATTAGAGTCGAGGGAGAGTTCGATGTCGTTTTCAACGTTCCAGCTACGGGGAAAAAATTTACTATTCCTATCCGTTTTCTTTTTATCGATCGTTTTAGGAACTTCTTGCGTTCACCACTCTCCTAGACAAGAACAAGTCCAAAAGCAATTTCCGGAAAAGTTCATGATCATAGGACACCGTGGTGCGAGAGCTTTAGCCCCGGAAAATACCATTGCCGGGTTCCGATTGGCCGAAAAATACGGCCACGGCTTCGAGCTGGATACGATGTTATGCAAAACCGGCGAGCTTGTAGTTATTCATGATTATAGCCTGGATAGAGTGACGAACGGAAAAGGAAAGGTTAAAGATTCTAGTCTAGCCGATATCAAGCGACTAGACGCAGGAAGTCATTTTTCGCCGGAATATAAAGGAGAACAGATCCCGACTCTGGAAGAAGTATTGAATGAATTCGGCGGGAAGACTGTCATTGATATCGAAATCAAATCCGAAGAATCGGGTGAACCGGCACAGAAAGTAGCCGATGCCGTTGTGGATTTACTGACCAAAAAAAAATTTCCCGAAAAGGTTTTCGTCTCATCGTTTAATCCTATCGTCTTAGAACGAATCCGGGAGACGAAGCCTGAGATTCTGAGGGGACAAATTTACGGGACTTTCAAGGATTCCACGCTCCCTTTCTATAAGAAAGTCGCGTTGAAAAATCTTCTT
The Leptospira fainei serovar Hurstbridge str. BUT 6 genome window above contains:
- a CDS encoding NAD(P)/FAD-dependent oxidoreductase yields the protein MIKELQVRLAPEIAGQEEELKRYLSRTAKIPLTDIRHIEILNRSIDARQRTVIINLGVRIYVREDFVEKPIVLPEYSDVRNAEEILVIGAGPAGLFAALQLIESGLKPVIIERGKDVKNRPVDLRNINAHHIVNEDSNYCFGEGGAGTYSDGKLYTRSKKRGNVRRILELLVGFGANPDILIEAHPHIGTNKLPNIVRRIREVILERGGEVHFNQRVSDFLLEGNQIRGVTTKNGDRFKSNKVILATGHSARDIFTLLHSKGIEIELKPLAIGVRIEHKQSLIDSIQYRCGDRGLFLPPSPYSIVKQIDGRGVYSFCMCPGGVIAACATKSEEIVTNGWSSSRRARPTANSGIVVELRPADFKSFDMHGPLAAMEFQKEIEKKAWIAGGKTQVAPAQRLIDFVEGKISGDLPKTSYPPGVKSVDLGTVLPPLIYDTLRAGFREFDKSMRGYLTNEAVVHAPETRTSSPVSIPRDPESLQHIRIAGLYPCGEGAGYAGGIVSAAMDGIRCANAIAARITPLNT
- a CDS encoding RNA recognition motif domain-containing protein, which translates into the protein MQNRKLFVGNLNYSVGHSEINELFSNYGEVAFVKIIEGKGFGFVEMANEQQAENAKNSLNGTEFKGRTLNVDVAKPQTFNNRPKRH
- a CDS encoding thioesterase family protein: MARVQLHLPEILSWSTSLKIRIYDTNFAGHLAHDRVVSLLHEARARLFQEKGYNELDVEGSGIILTDLVVVYKAEAFFADEVRIEIGAADFSSKGCDLFYRMIHTDGPITGKVICEAKTGLVFMDYTTRKVTEIPGVFRGWF
- a CDS encoding glycerophosphodiester phosphodiesterase, coding for MSFSTFQLRGKNLLFLSVFFLSIVLGTSCVHHSPRQEQVQKQFPEKFMIIGHRGARALAPENTIAGFRLAEKYGHGFELDTMLCKTGELVVIHDYSLDRVTNGKGKVKDSSLADIKRLDAGSHFSPEYKGEQIPTLEEVLNEFGGKTVIDIEIKSEESGEPAQKVADAVVDLLTKKKFPEKVFVSSFNPIVLERIRETKPEILRGQIYGTFKDSTLPFYKKVALKNLLLNKKAVPDILAPEHLLVDQEYVKEYHKLGYRIYPWTVNDPSEMRKLIQAGVDGIITDKPDLLAQILKEFGN